One part of the Anaeromyxobacter sp. Fw109-5 genome encodes these proteins:
- a CDS encoding 26S protease regulatory subunit, with the protein MTSDPVVLALRAAIAANDSSELRAALGEHLLRSGAPREALAELEAGLRLAPASAPLLDAAARAAEAAGDPGRAVAYRLAAGAIAGAAGATPAAAPVPSPPPPLATARGPSGELEGDEREDDAGAEDDAPARGDRLAGGPNLRLVPGDGDPPEDDAPPPLTFADVGGMDELKARLERSFLGPLRDPDTYRRFGKKIGGGIVLYGPPGCGKTFLARALAGEIGARFTEVGLSQVLDMWFGESERRLHELFENARRRAPTVLFFDEVDALGQRRSQLRGAAGRNLVNQLLSEMDGFASRNEGVFFLAATNHPWDLDPALRRPGRFDRLAFVPPPDAEARRRVLELKLADRPVAAGADLSRVARATDGFSGADLAALVDAATELAIEATRKKKTEQPIDDAFLARAAKDVKPSTRAWFEVARNHAIYANEGGAYDDLLDHLKAMKLA; encoded by the coding sequence GTGACCAGCGACCCCGTCGTGCTCGCGCTGCGCGCCGCCATCGCGGCGAACGACTCTTCGGAGCTGCGCGCCGCGCTCGGTGAGCACCTCCTCCGCTCCGGCGCGCCGCGGGAGGCGCTCGCGGAGCTCGAGGCGGGCCTCCGGCTCGCGCCCGCCTCCGCGCCCTTGCTCGACGCCGCCGCCCGCGCCGCGGAGGCGGCGGGCGACCCGGGCCGCGCCGTGGCCTACCGGCTCGCCGCCGGGGCGATCGCGGGCGCAGCGGGCGCGACGCCCGCTGCGGCTCCGGTCCCTTCCCCGCCGCCGCCCCTCGCCACCGCCCGCGGGCCGTCCGGCGAGCTCGAGGGCGACGAGCGAGAGGACGACGCCGGGGCCGAGGACGACGCGCCAGCCCGCGGCGATCGCCTCGCGGGCGGCCCGAACCTCCGCCTCGTGCCCGGCGACGGCGATCCGCCCGAGGACGACGCGCCCCCGCCCCTGACGTTCGCCGACGTCGGCGGCATGGACGAGCTGAAGGCGAGGCTCGAGCGGAGCTTCCTCGGACCGCTCCGCGATCCCGACACCTACCGGCGGTTCGGGAAGAAGATCGGCGGAGGCATCGTGCTCTACGGTCCGCCGGGCTGCGGGAAGACGTTCCTCGCCCGCGCGCTCGCCGGCGAGATCGGCGCCCGCTTCACCGAGGTGGGGCTGTCGCAGGTGCTCGACATGTGGTTCGGCGAGAGCGAGCGTCGGCTGCACGAGCTCTTCGAGAACGCGCGCCGGCGCGCGCCGACGGTGCTGTTCTTCGACGAGGTGGACGCCCTCGGCCAGCGCCGCTCGCAGCTGCGCGGCGCGGCCGGGCGCAACCTCGTGAACCAGCTCCTCTCCGAGATGGACGGCTTCGCCTCGCGCAACGAGGGCGTGTTCTTCCTCGCCGCGACGAACCACCCCTGGGACCTCGACCCCGCCCTCCGCAGGCCCGGCCGCTTCGACCGGCTCGCCTTCGTGCCGCCGCCCGATGCGGAGGCGCGGCGGCGCGTGCTCGAGCTGAAGCTCGCCGACCGGCCGGTGGCGGCCGGCGCCGACCTCTCGCGCGTCGCGAGAGCGACCGACGGGTTCAGCGGCGCGGACCTCGCGGCCCTGGTGGACGCCGCGACCGAGCTCGCCATCGAGGCCACCCGCAAGAAGAAGACCGAGCAGCCCATCGACGACGCCTTCCTGGCCCGCGCCGCGAAGGACGTGAAGCCCTCCACCCGCGCCTGGTTCGAGGTGGCGCGGAACCACGCGATCTACGCGAACGAGGGGGGCGCCTACGACGACCTCCTCGATCACCTCAAGGCGATGAAGCTCGCGTGA